One part of the Ralstonia pickettii genome encodes these proteins:
- a CDS encoding DHA2 family efflux MFS transporter permease subunit yields the protein MTTFTPTLEALRARYGERFKWLVLFTLMVGAVSSVISATIVNVAIPDLSRHFVLGQERAQWVSASFMVAMTLSMLLTPWLLLRFGLRRTFIGALLLLGVGGLAGGLSPNYEVMIAMRVVEGVAAGIMQPLPNILILRVFPEREQGKAFGLFGFGVVLAPAVGPSVGGFLVELFGWRSIFFVVMPFTLIGWAMARRFMAINSSMAGEPKPLDWRGLLLIGGATVTLLNGLVALHGDATRGIALMLVSAVCLAGFVFWQRRVESPLLNLRLFSYRQFAMGAVVAFIYGAGLYGSTYLVPVYMQVALAYAPSRAGLVLLPAGLVLAVTIMLAGRLTNRIEPFRLVSFGLAALALSFFLMATNTRATSYLLLIAIAVIGRVGLGFVLPSLSLGAMRGVDFTLIAQGSSAVNFLRQLGGAIGVSATGIFLQWRLATRGIETVHGAAVDPDARILAFDETFVFLGTLCALAVLAAWRMRRRALPSVIPAAQ from the coding sequence ATGACGACATTCACGCCCACCTTGGAGGCGCTGCGCGCACGTTACGGCGAGCGCTTCAAGTGGCTCGTGCTCTTCACGCTGATGGTGGGCGCGGTGTCGTCCGTCATCTCGGCCACCATCGTCAACGTGGCGATTCCCGATCTGAGCCGGCATTTCGTGCTCGGGCAGGAACGCGCGCAGTGGGTGTCGGCCAGCTTCATGGTGGCGATGACGCTGTCGATGTTGCTCACACCGTGGCTGCTGTTGCGTTTCGGGCTGCGTCGTACGTTTATCGGCGCGTTGCTGCTGCTGGGCGTCGGCGGGCTCGCGGGCGGCCTGTCGCCCAATTACGAAGTGATGATCGCCATGCGCGTCGTGGAAGGGGTTGCGGCCGGCATCATGCAGCCGCTGCCCAACATCCTGATCCTGCGCGTGTTTCCCGAGCGGGAGCAGGGCAAGGCGTTCGGCCTGTTCGGCTTTGGCGTCGTGCTGGCGCCGGCCGTGGGCCCGAGCGTGGGCGGTTTCCTGGTGGAGCTGTTCGGCTGGCGCTCGATCTTCTTCGTGGTGATGCCGTTCACGCTGATCGGCTGGGCGATGGCGCGGCGCTTCATGGCCATCAATTCGTCGATGGCGGGCGAGCCCAAACCGCTCGATTGGCGTGGCCTGCTGCTGATCGGTGGTGCGACCGTCACGCTGCTCAACGGACTGGTTGCGCTGCATGGCGACGCGACGCGCGGGATCGCGCTCATGCTCGTCTCGGCCGTGTGCCTGGCGGGCTTCGTGTTCTGGCAGCGGCGGGTGGAGTCGCCGTTGCTGAACCTGCGGCTGTTCAGCTACCGGCAGTTTGCGATGGGGGCGGTCGTGGCCTTCATCTACGGGGCAGGGCTCTACGGTTCGACGTACCTCGTGCCGGTGTATATGCAGGTGGCGTTGGCCTATGCGCCGTCGCGCGCCGGACTGGTGCTGCTGCCGGCCGGCCTGGTGCTGGCTGTGACGATCATGCTCGCCGGGCGGCTCACCAATCGCATCGAGCCTTTCCGACTGGTGTCGTTCGGGCTGGCGGCCCTGGCGCTGTCGTTCTTCCTGATGGCCACCAACACCCGGGCAACGAGCTATCTGCTGCTGATCGCCATCGCCGTCATCGGGCGGGTTGGGCTCGGTTTCGTGCTGCCATCGCTGAGCCTTGGCGCCATGCGCGGTGTTGATTTCACGTTGATCGCGCAAGGCTCCAGCGCCGTCAATTTCCTGCGCCAATTGGGCGGGGCGATCGGCGTGTCGGCTACGGGCATTTTTCTGCAATGGCGGCTCGCCACGCGCGGTATCGAAACCGTGCATGGCGCCGCGGTCGACCCCGACGCGCGCATCCTGGCCTTCGACGAGACGTTCGTCTTTCTCGGCACGTTGTGCGCGCTGGCCGTGCTGGCCGCGTGGCGCATGCGTCGCCGGGCGCTGCCGTCCGTCATTCCTGCGGCGCAATAA
- a CDS encoding acyl-CoA-binding protein: MSDLQARFDQAQIDVKGLSERPANMTLLRLYALYKQGAEGDAHGDKPGFTDIVGRYKFEAWEGLKGTLQDEAKQKYIDLVEELKSGATT; encoded by the coding sequence ATGAGCGACCTGCAAGCCCGTTTCGACCAAGCCCAAATCGACGTCAAGGGCCTCTCCGAGCGCCCCGCCAACATGACGCTGCTGCGCCTGTACGCGCTGTACAAGCAAGGCGCCGAAGGCGACGCGCATGGCGACAAGCCGGGCTTTACCGACATCGTAGGCCGCTACAAGTTTGAGGCGTGGGAAGGCCTGAAAGGCACATTGCAGGACGAAGCCAAGCAAAAGTACATCGACCTCGTCGAAGAACTGAAGAGCGGCGCAACGACCTGA
- the tsaB gene encoding tRNA (adenosine(37)-N6)-threonylcarbamoyltransferase complex dimerization subunit type 1 TsaB, whose product MPWILAFDTSTEFCSVALGDGTRTLFRHEHTGPRSSSRVLPAAAELLVEAGIALADCAAIAFGAGPGSFTGLRTACGVAQGLAFGANLPVVPVNSLVACAEQTRATLPAGTAVTIALDARMDECYWASFIPADAAQDASGWHALSAIQVSGPQSVAAPSQPYWLAGNAAAVFGDQLSIAAGAAAVLPEVAPHAREIIAVGLRLLAAGHTVRPEDAAPLYVRDKVALTIEERQAVQQAKAAAGVQP is encoded by the coding sequence ATGCCCTGGATTCTTGCTTTCGACACCTCCACCGAGTTCTGCTCCGTCGCCCTTGGTGACGGCACGCGCACGTTGTTCCGCCACGAACATACCGGCCCGCGCTCCAGTAGCCGCGTGCTGCCGGCGGCTGCCGAATTGCTGGTCGAGGCCGGTATCGCCCTGGCCGATTGCGCTGCGATTGCTTTTGGCGCCGGGCCGGGTTCCTTCACGGGGCTGCGCACCGCGTGCGGCGTGGCGCAGGGTTTGGCGTTCGGTGCCAATTTGCCGGTCGTGCCGGTCAACTCGCTTGTTGCCTGTGCCGAGCAGACGCGCGCAACGTTGCCCGCTGGCACGGCCGTGACCATCGCGCTCGATGCACGTATGGACGAGTGCTACTGGGCCAGCTTCATTCCCGCCGATGCGGCGCAGGATGCATCCGGTTGGCATGCGCTTTCCGCCATCCAGGTCAGCGGGCCGCAGAGCGTTGCCGCGCCGTCGCAGCCGTATTGGCTGGCGGGCAATGCCGCCGCGGTGTTCGGCGATCAGTTGAGCATCGCTGCAGGGGCCGCCGCTGTGTTGCCCGAGGTCGCGCCGCACGCCCGGGAAATCATCGCCGTGGGTCTGCGCCTCCTGGCCGCCGGCCATACGGTGCGGCCTGAAGATGCGGCGCCGCTGTATGTCCGTGACAAGGTTGCGCTCACCATTGAAGAGCGCCAAGCGGTGCAGCAGGCCAAGGCTGCCGCAGGTGTCCAGCCATGA
- the rimI gene encoding ribosomal protein S18-alanine N-acetyltransferase — MSLIDNALARVITQAPLPAGWRAERMTARDLEGVAAVELAAFKFPWSRGNFEDSLKSGHLAIVLRDGGNEVAGYLILMPVVDEMHLLNVTVAPAWQRQGLGHWLLRLARALTLAHGFGSLLLEVRPSNAGAVALYHRSGFAEIGRRKRYYPAENNTREDALVMRMVCEASGVEAA, encoded by the coding sequence ATGAGCCTGATCGACAACGCACTGGCCCGCGTCATCACGCAGGCGCCGCTGCCTGCGGGCTGGCGCGCAGAGCGCATGACGGCACGCGATCTGGAGGGCGTTGCGGCGGTGGAGCTGGCGGCGTTCAAATTTCCCTGGTCGCGCGGCAACTTTGAGGATTCGCTCAAGTCTGGCCACCTCGCCATTGTCCTGCGTGATGGCGGTAACGAAGTCGCGGGCTATCTGATCCTCATGCCGGTGGTCGATGAGATGCACCTGCTCAACGTGACCGTGGCGCCGGCGTGGCAGCGCCAGGGGCTGGGGCATTGGCTGCTGCGTCTGGCGCGGGCGCTGACACTGGCGCATGGTTTCGGCAGCCTGCTGCTGGAAGTGCGCCCATCCAATGCCGGCGCGGTCGCGCTGTATCACCGTAGCGGGTTTGCAGAGATCGGCCGGCGCAAGCGCTATTACCCGGCCGAAAACAACACGCGCGAAGATGCGCTCGTCATGCGCATGGTGTGTGAAGCGAGCGGGGTGGAGGCAGCATGA
- a CDS encoding uracil-DNA glycosylase has protein sequence MNRRSRMLEALGVSTEWTLRGAAPAGLEAVEVAAAEPVAVEVEADSFVAAESVPVRGEPPVMHALSDTAAPRAQRIAAFDWAQLEAAVSNCTSCKLCERRTNTVFGVGDREAEWMLIGEAPGEQEDKQGEPFVGQAGKLLDSMLRSIGLSREKGVFIANVLKCRPPGNRDPEPDEAAMCDPYLKRQIALVKPRIIVVLGRIAAQNLLQTQTPVGKLRGKVHEVEGVPVVVTYHPAYLLRTLTDKARAWEDLCLARKIYAERGGQ, from the coding sequence ATGAACCGTCGATCCCGAATGCTCGAAGCGCTGGGCGTTTCGACCGAATGGACCTTGCGCGGGGCTGCGCCGGCCGGGTTGGAGGCCGTCGAGGTCGCCGCCGCCGAGCCGGTTGCCGTAGAGGTGGAAGCCGATTCGTTTGTTGCGGCCGAGTCCGTGCCCGTGCGAGGTGAACCGCCTGTCATGCACGCGTTATCGGACACGGCTGCACCACGCGCCCAGCGCATCGCCGCGTTCGACTGGGCACAGCTCGAAGCTGCCGTTTCCAACTGCACATCGTGCAAGCTCTGCGAGCGTCGCACGAACACCGTTTTCGGCGTTGGCGATCGCGAGGCGGAATGGATGCTGATCGGCGAGGCGCCGGGTGAGCAGGAAGACAAGCAGGGCGAGCCGTTTGTCGGCCAGGCCGGCAAGCTGCTCGACAGCATGCTGCGATCGATCGGCTTGTCGCGCGAGAAGGGCGTGTTCATCGCCAACGTGCTCAAGTGCCGCCCGCCCGGCAATCGGGATCCGGAGCCGGACGAAGCAGCGATGTGCGATCCGTATCTCAAGCGTCAGATTGCGCTGGTCAAGCCGCGCATCATCGTCGTGCTGGGTCGCATTGCCGCGCAGAACCTGCTGCAGACGCAAACGCCTGTTGGCAAGCTGCGCGGCAAGGTGCATGAGGTGGAAGGGGTGCCCGTGGTGGTGACGTACCACCCGGCTTACCTGTTGCGCACGCTGACCGACAAGGCGCGCGCATGGGAAGACCTTTGCCTGGCGCGCAAGATCTACGCGGAGCGCGGCGGCCAGTAG
- the lplT gene encoding lysophospholipid transporter LplT, which translates to MKKGFYTIMAAQFFSSLADNALLIAAIALLTEMHAPQWMTPLLKLFFVLSYVLLAAFVGAFADSRPKGKVMLITNAIKLVGCGVMLTGLHPLLAYGVVGFGAAAYSPAKYGILTELLPPEKLVAANGWIEGLTVGSIILGTVLGGALISNHVSAWLLSFDIPGLERIDTPAEAAMLVIMVIYLIAALFNTRIPDTGARYPQQEKNPVRLISEFADCFNALWRDRLGQISLAVTTLFWGAGATLQFIVLKWAEQSLELNLSQGAILQAVVAVGVAAGAMAAAVKIPLRRSLDVLPVGVAMGAVVMLMAFYTKHTIPEITFHIGQMKLPLYMMIAYLFLMIVGAMSGFFVVPMNALLQHRGHVLLSAGHSIAVQNFNENVSVLLMLCLYALLIKLNVSVGVVIVSFGIFVCLTMALVMRRHRINEKLFHTAALIGEDKHH; encoded by the coding sequence ATGAAGAAGGGTTTTTACACCATCATGGCGGCGCAGTTTTTTTCGTCGCTCGCTGACAATGCGCTGCTCATTGCCGCCATCGCCCTTCTCACAGAGATGCATGCGCCGCAGTGGATGACCCCGCTGCTCAAATTGTTCTTCGTACTCTCTTACGTTCTACTTGCCGCCTTCGTGGGCGCATTTGCCGACTCCCGCCCCAAAGGCAAGGTGATGCTCATCACCAATGCCATCAAGCTGGTTGGTTGTGGCGTGATGCTCACCGGCCTGCATCCGTTGCTCGCCTATGGTGTGGTCGGCTTCGGTGCGGCGGCATATTCGCCGGCCAAGTACGGCATCCTTACCGAACTCCTCCCCCCTGAAAAGCTGGTCGCGGCCAATGGATGGATCGAAGGCCTGACCGTCGGCTCGATCATCCTCGGCACCGTGCTAGGTGGGGCCTTGATCTCCAACCATGTCTCGGCATGGCTGCTGTCGTTCGACATTCCCGGGCTCGAGCGCATCGACACGCCGGCTGAAGCGGCGATGCTGGTGATCATGGTGATCTACCTGATCGCGGCGCTGTTCAACACGCGCATTCCCGATACCGGCGCGCGCTATCCGCAGCAGGAAAAGAACCCGGTACGTCTCATTTCGGAGTTTGCCGACTGCTTCAACGCGCTGTGGCGCGACAGGCTCGGCCAGATCTCCCTGGCGGTGACAACGCTGTTCTGGGGCGCAGGCGCCACGCTGCAATTCATCGTGCTGAAGTGGGCCGAGCAATCGCTGGAGCTGAACCTCTCGCAGGGCGCCATTCTGCAGGCCGTGGTCGCCGTAGGGGTGGCCGCGGGCGCCATGGCTGCCGCCGTGAAGATTCCCCTGCGCCGGTCGCTCGACGTGTTGCCAGTGGGCGTGGCAATGGGCGCGGTCGTCATGCTGATGGCGTTCTACACCAAGCACACGATTCCCGAAATCACATTCCACATCGGCCAAATGAAGCTGCCGCTGTACATGATGATCGCCTACCTGTTCCTGATGATCGTGGGTGCGATGTCGGGCTTCTTCGTGGTGCCGATGAACGCGCTGCTGCAGCACCGCGGGCACGTGCTGCTCTCCGCCGGCCACTCGATTGCGGTGCAGAACTTCAATGAAAACGTCTCGGTGCTGCTGATGCTGTGCCTGTACGCGCTGCTCATCAAGCTCAATGTGTCGGTGGGCGTGGTGATCGTGTCGTTCGGCATCTTCGTCTGCCTGACGATGGCGCTGGTCATGCGCCGGCATCGCATCAACGAGAAACTGTTCCACACCGCCGCGCTCATTGGCGAAGACAAGCACCACTGA
- the alr gene encoding alanine racemase — MPRPIQAVIHGPALANNLQVARRHAPNSRVWAVVKANAYGHGIERVYEGLRQTDGFGLLDLDEAVRLRQLGWQGPVLLLEGFFKPEDLAIVEQYRLTTTVHCEEQLRMLELARPKGPISVQLKINTGMSRLGFAPAAYRAAWERARAISGVGTIVHMTHFSDADGPRGIEHQLVAFEQATQGLPGEASLCNSAATLWHPKAHRDWVRPGVIIYGASPTGVAADIDGTGLMPAMTLKSELIAIQDLQPGATIGYGSRFTVEHPMRIGIVACGYADGYPRHAPGWDGNHTPVLVDGVRTHIVGRVSMDMITVDLAGVPEARVGTPVTLWGEGLPIDDVAHASGTVGYELMCALAPRVPVSVEPVSTADAGDLGKAA; from the coding sequence ATGCCAAGACCCATCCAGGCCGTCATCCACGGCCCAGCACTTGCCAATAATCTCCAGGTTGCCCGCCGTCATGCGCCCAACTCGCGCGTGTGGGCTGTCGTCAAAGCCAACGCGTACGGTCACGGCATCGAACGCGTGTATGAAGGCCTGCGCCAGACCGACGGTTTCGGCCTGCTCGATCTGGACGAGGCCGTCCGACTGCGCCAACTCGGCTGGCAGGGGCCGGTTCTGTTGCTGGAAGGTTTTTTCAAGCCGGAAGACCTGGCCATCGTCGAGCAGTACCGCCTGACCACCACCGTCCATTGCGAAGAGCAGCTTCGCATGCTCGAACTGGCCCGCCCGAAAGGGCCCATCAGCGTGCAGCTCAAGATCAATACGGGCATGAGCCGCCTCGGCTTCGCGCCCGCTGCCTACCGCGCCGCATGGGAGCGCGCCCGCGCCATTTCGGGCGTCGGCACGATCGTTCACATGACGCATTTCTCCGATGCCGACGGCCCGCGCGGCATCGAGCATCAACTTGTCGCGTTTGAACAGGCCACGCAGGGTTTGCCCGGCGAGGCGTCGCTGTGCAACTCCGCGGCAACGCTGTGGCATCCGAAAGCACATCGCGACTGGGTGCGCCCCGGCGTGATCATTTACGGCGCATCGCCGACGGGCGTGGCGGCGGACATCGACGGCACGGGGCTGATGCCCGCCATGACGCTCAAGAGCGAGCTGATCGCCATTCAGGATCTGCAGCCCGGGGCGACGATCGGTTACGGCTCGCGCTTTACCGTGGAGCACCCGATGCGCATCGGCATCGTCGCGTGCGGTTATGCCGACGGCTACCCGCGCCATGCGCCAGGTTGGGACGGCAACCACACGCCGGTGCTGGTGGACGGCGTGCGCACGCACATCGTGGGCCGCGTGTCGATGGACATGATTACCGTTGACCTGGCTGGGGTGCCCGAGGCGCGTGTCGGCACGCCCGTCACCCTGTGGGGCGAGGGCCTGCCGATAGACGACGTTGCACACGCTTCGGGCACGGTCGGGTATGAGCTGATGTGCGCCCTGGCGCCCCGCGTACCGGTGTCGGTCGAGCCCGTCAGCACCGCGGACGCCGGCGACCTGGGCAAGGCTGCCTGA
- the radA gene encoding DNA repair protein RadA has protein sequence MAKSKTVYTCTECGGTAPKWAGQCPNCQQWNTLVETVAQPTSGAGARFQSLASSATVRKLSDIDAVDVPRFSSGIDEFDRVLGGGLVSGGVVLIGGDPGIGKSTLLLQALSNLSTDRRVLYVSGEESGSQIALRARRLGIESPNLALLAEIQLERIQATIETEKPEVVVIDSIQTLYSEALTSAPGSVAQVRECAAQLTRIAKRLDVTTILVGHVTKEGALAGPRVLEHIVDTVLYFEGDTHSAYRLVRAFKNRFGAVNELGVFAMTERGLRGVANPSALFLSQHEQVVPGSCVLVTQEGTRPLLVEIQALVDTANVPNPRRLAVGLEQNRLAMLLAVLHRHAGIACFDQDVFLNAVGGVKITEPAADLAVLLAIHSSMRNKALPRGLVVFGEIGLAGEIRPTPRGQERLKEAAKLGFSIAVIPKSNAPKQAIDGLEVIAVERIEQAIDRVRSLEA, from the coding sequence TTGGCCAAGAGCAAGACGGTCTATACGTGCACCGAATGTGGTGGCACGGCGCCGAAGTGGGCAGGGCAGTGCCCGAATTGCCAGCAGTGGAATACGCTGGTCGAAACCGTTGCGCAGCCGACGTCGGGCGCTGGCGCGCGCTTCCAGTCGCTGGCATCCAGCGCGACGGTACGCAAGCTGTCGGACATCGACGCGGTGGATGTGCCGCGTTTCTCCAGCGGCATCGACGAATTTGACCGCGTACTGGGCGGCGGCCTCGTCAGCGGCGGTGTGGTGCTCATCGGCGGTGATCCGGGGATCGGCAAATCGACGCTGTTGCTGCAGGCGCTGTCCAACCTGTCGACCGATCGGCGGGTGCTGTACGTAAGCGGCGAAGAGTCCGGCTCGCAGATCGCGCTGCGTGCGCGTCGCCTGGGCATCGAAAGCCCGAACCTCGCGCTGCTGGCAGAAATCCAGCTTGAGCGCATCCAGGCGACCATCGAGACGGAAAAGCCGGAAGTCGTCGTCATCGATTCGATCCAGACGCTGTATTCCGAGGCGCTGACCTCGGCGCCGGGCTCCGTGGCCCAGGTGCGCGAGTGCGCGGCGCAGCTGACGCGCATTGCGAAGCGGCTGGATGTGACCACCATTCTGGTTGGCCATGTGACCAAGGAAGGCGCGCTGGCGGGCCCCCGTGTGCTGGAACACATTGTCGATACGGTGCTGTATTTCGAGGGCGATACGCATTCCGCCTACCGGCTCGTGCGGGCGTTCAAAAACCGTTTTGGCGCCGTCAACGAGCTGGGCGTGTTTGCGATGACGGAGCGCGGCCTGCGTGGCGTGGCGAATCCGTCGGCGCTCTTCCTGTCGCAGCACGAACAGGTGGTGCCGGGCTCGTGCGTGCTGGTGACGCAGGAAGGCACGCGGCCGCTGCTGGTGGAAATTCAGGCGCTGGTGGATACGGCCAACGTGCCGAATCCGCGGCGTCTGGCAGTGGGCCTGGAGCAGAACCGGCTGGCAATGTTGCTGGCGGTGCTGCACCGTCATGCCGGCATTGCGTGCTTTGACCAGGACGTGTTCCTGAACGCGGTGGGCGGCGTGAAGATTACCGAGCCGGCGGCGGATCTGGCCGTGCTGCTGGCCATCCATTCGTCGATGCGTAACAAGGCGCTCCCACGCGGGCTGGTGGTGTTCGGCGAGATCGGCCTGGCCGGGGAAATCCGCCCGACGCCGCGCGGTCAGGAGCGGTTGAAGGAAGCGGCCAAGCTGGGCTTCTCGATTGCCGTGATCCCGAAATCCAACGCCCCCAAGCAGGCGATCGACGGACTGGAGGTCATCGCCGTTGAACGTATCGAGCAGGCCATCGACCGCGTGCGGTCGCTCGAGGCTTGA